The following proteins come from a genomic window of Geomonas sp. RF6:
- the tssC gene encoding type VI secretion system contractile sheath large subunit — MPEVENAPLSEVQEESALQVSLLDQIIQEGRLARDDNQKGWARDILGEFVKQVMEGAVTVSKDTELMINARIAQIDALISQQLNEIMHHDEFQRLEASWRGLRYLVDQSETGEMLKIRVMNIAKKDLLKDMEKASEFDQSTLFKKIYEDEFGTFGGSSYGALIGDYEFGAGPQDVALLEKVSEVAAAAHAPFVSAASPSMFNWDSFSELSGPRDLSKIFQSVDYAKWKSFRDSEDSRYVALALPHILMRLPYGRANVPVESFDFEENVDGTDHGKYLWGNAAWALGSKLTDAFSKYRWCAAIRGVEGGGLVQGLPVHTFKTDEGDVALKCPTEIAITDRREKELADLGFIPLVHCKNTDYAAFFSTQTVNKAQVYATDDASSNAKLSSQLQYIMAVSRFAHYLKAMMRAKVGSFLTRKGAEDYLNRWISKFVLLDQNAGQEMKAQYPLSEARVDVTEIPGQPGSYRAIAFLKPHYQLDELAVSLRLVANLPAQGS; from the coding sequence ATGCCAGAAGTGGAAAACGCACCACTAAGCGAGGTTCAGGAGGAGAGCGCGCTGCAGGTCTCCCTGCTGGACCAGATCATCCAGGAAGGGCGCCTGGCCCGCGACGACAACCAGAAGGGGTGGGCCCGCGACATACTCGGCGAATTCGTGAAGCAGGTCATGGAAGGGGCGGTGACCGTCTCGAAGGACACCGAGCTCATGATCAACGCCCGCATCGCGCAGATCGATGCCCTCATCTCCCAGCAGCTGAACGAGATCATGCACCACGACGAATTCCAGCGCCTGGAAGCCTCATGGCGGGGGCTCAGGTACCTGGTGGACCAGAGCGAGACCGGGGAGATGCTGAAGATCCGCGTCATGAATATCGCGAAAAAGGACCTCCTGAAGGACATGGAGAAGGCGAGCGAGTTTGACCAGTCCACCCTCTTCAAGAAGATCTACGAGGACGAGTTCGGCACCTTCGGGGGCTCCTCCTACGGCGCGCTCATCGGCGACTACGAGTTCGGGGCCGGGCCCCAGGACGTGGCGCTCCTGGAGAAGGTCTCGGAGGTTGCTGCAGCGGCGCACGCCCCCTTTGTCTCCGCCGCGTCCCCCTCCATGTTCAACTGGGACTCCTTCTCGGAGCTCTCCGGCCCGCGCGACCTCTCGAAGATCTTTCAGAGCGTCGATTACGCGAAGTGGAAGTCGTTCCGCGACTCCGAGGACTCCCGCTACGTGGCGCTCGCCCTGCCGCACATCCTCATGCGCCTCCCCTACGGCCGGGCCAACGTACCGGTGGAGTCCTTCGACTTCGAGGAGAACGTCGACGGCACCGATCACGGCAAGTACCTGTGGGGGAATGCCGCCTGGGCTCTCGGCTCGAAGCTCACCGACGCCTTCTCCAAGTATCGCTGGTGCGCCGCCATCCGCGGGGTCGAGGGAGGGGGGCTCGTGCAGGGTCTGCCGGTGCACACCTTCAAGACGGACGAAGGGGACGTGGCGCTGAAGTGCCCGACGGAGATCGCCATCACGGACCGGCGCGAAAAGGAGCTCGCGGATCTTGGCTTCATTCCGCTGGTGCACTGCAAAAACACCGACTACGCCGCCTTCTTCAGCACCCAGACCGTGAACAAGGCGCAGGTCTACGCCACCGACGACGCCTCCTCCAACGCCAAGCTCTCCTCGCAGCTGCAGTACATCATGGCAGTGTCGCGCTTTGCCCACTACCTGAAGGCGATGATGCGCGCGAAGGTGGGCTCCTTCCTGACCCGCAAGGGGGCGGAGGACTACCTCAATCGCTGGATCTCCAAGTTCGTGCTGCTGGACCAGAACGCCGGCCAGGAGATGAAGGCGCAGTATCCGCTCAGCGAGGCGCGCGTCGACGTGACGGAGATTCCGGGGCAGCCCGGATCGTACCGCGCCATCGCTTTCCTGAAGCCGCATTACCAGCTCGACGAGCTGGCCGTGTCGTTGAGACTCGTCGCCAACCTCCCTGCGCAGGGGAGCTGA